A genomic region of Colletotrichum destructivum chromosome 5, complete sequence contains the following coding sequences:
- a CDS encoding Putative cutinase/acetylxylan esterase, alpha/Beta hydrolase, producing the protein MRFSVAIAVLSGHALAVPYAPQRLQQRQGNDCPPIHIFGARETTAPPGFGAAAGIVEDLTRANRGATNEAINYPACGGASDCLGISYADSVKNGTTAVAKAVNDFNKKCPQTKIVMLGFSQGAQIIDNAYCGGGDTIEGVKDVNVLISNEALGAVKVAIFMGDPRYVAGLPYEVGTCKTQGFAPRPKGFQCPNGDKIKSFCDSADPFCCNGNDPVAHLQYPSIYGDQIKQFVSDKLK; encoded by the exons ATGCGTTTCAGCGTGGCAATCGCAGTCCTCTCCGGTCATGCCCTGGCCGTACCGTACGCGCCCCAGCGGCTTCAACAACGACAAGGCAACGACTGCCCGCCCATACACATCTTTGGCGCGCGTGAGACGACGGCCCCGCCGGGCTTCGGGGCGGCAGCCGGAATTGTGGAAGACCTTACGAGAGCAAACCGGGGTGCCACGAACGAGGCCATCAACTACCCTGCTTGCGGGGGCGCGTCGGACTGCCTGGGCATCAGCTACGCCGACTCGGTGAAGAATGGGACAACGGCGGTTGCCAAGGCCGTGAACGACTTCAACAAGAAGTGCCCGCAGACGAAGATTGTCATGCTGGGGTTCTCGCAG GGCGCCCAAATCATAGACAACGCGtactgcggcggcggagacacgatcgagggcgtcaaggaCGTCAACGTGCTCATCTCCAACGAGGCCTTGGGGGCCGTCAAGGTAGCCATCTTCATGGGCGATCCTCGATACGTTGCCGGGCTCCCCTACGAGGTCGGAACGTGCAAGACACAGGGG TTTGCACCACGGCCCAAAGGGTTTCAGTGTCCCAACGGCGACAAGATCAAGTCGTTCTGCGACTCTGCCGACCCCTTCTGCTGCAACGGCAACGACCCGGTTGCTCACCTGCAATACCCGAGCATCTACGGCGACCAGATTAAGCAGTTTGTTAGCGACAAGTTGAAATAG
- a CDS encoding Putative FAD-binding domain, PCMH-type, FAD-binding, type PCMH, subdomain 1, producing MAHSPSPPLPILYAEDTPFSEYSTAVWGRVFNARRDFSRRPVAVVQATRKAHVVGAVRLAASRGWRVSVRSGGHSWAAWSVRDEALLLDLGGLGKGIGGGGGGGGSDEGMVYDPATGVVAVAPARTGRELNEYLAGQIGGPGDDSVEGVGRWFPGGHCPDVGLGGFLLQGGMGWNCKNWGWACENVVAVDVVTADARELRCSETENADLFWAARGAGPGFPAIVTRFYLRTRPLTGMFQSLYFYSLDRFDEILNWVIKVSPKASPDLEIVLLALTPPGQTTPQVMANFLAFSPGPDGLIPVHSSHPPGALSTVFAAPTTLPRQYIDQDAANPPGHRYISENAYVADDADVAAVLRRAFTELPTPQSFALYFSMNPCSRRQQQQQQQQQQAGAGAVNGAEKKEGTATAWDMPDMALSMQSDHYFALYTCYPDGEDDERCQGWVSDIMAGVERHAVGSYLGDADFRYRRTRFWGEEQGRRLMGLRRTWDPEGRVAGFLNAEDGSGVEGLKNEFEWE from the exons ATGGCGCACTCACCGTCCCCGCCCCTGCCGATCCTGTACGCCGAGGACACGCCCTTCTCCGAGTACTCCACCGCCGTCTGGGGCCGTGTCTTCAACGCGCGCCGCGACTTCTCGCGGcggcccgtcgccgtcgtccaggcCACGCGCAAGgcccacgtcgtcggcgccgtccgcctcgccgcctcgcgcGGCTGGCGCGTCAGCGTGCGCTCGGGCGGCCACTCATGGGCTGCCTGGTCCGTCCGCGACGAGgcgctgctcctcgacctcggcggcctcggcaagggaatcggcggcggcggcggcggcggcggcagcgacgaggGCATGGTGTACGACCCGgccaccggcgtcgtcgccgtcgcgcccGCGCGGACGGGGAGGGAGCTCAACGAGTACCTCGCCGGCCAGATCGGCgggcccggcgacgacagcgtcgagggcgtcgggaGGTGGTTCCCCGGCGGGCACTGCCCGGACGTCGGGCTGGGCGGGTTCCTGTTGCAGGGCGGCATGGGATGGAATTGCAAg AACTGGGGCTGGGCGTGCGAGAACGtcgtggccgtcgacgtcgtcacgGCCGACGCGCGGGAGCTCCGGTGTTCCGAGACGGAGAACGCCGACCTGTTTTGGGCCGCGCGCGGCGCCGGGCCGG GCTTCcccgccatcgtcacccGCTTCTACCTCCGCACCCGGCCCCTGACGGGCATGTTCCAGTCGTTGTACTTTTACTCCCTCGACCGCTTCGACGAGATCCTGAACTGGGTGATCAAG GTCTCCCCCAAGGCCTCCCCCGACCTCGAgatcgtcctcctcgccctcacGCCGCCGGGCCAGACGACGCCGCAGGTCATGGCCAActtcctcgccttctcgcCCGGCCCTGACGGCCTGATCCCCGTGCACTCGTCGCACCCGCCGGGGGCCCTGTCGACCGTCTtcgcggcgccgacgacgctgccgcgGCAATACATCGACCAGGACGCGGCGAACCCGCCGGGCCACCGGTACATTTCGGAGAACGCctacgtcgccgacgacgccgacgtcgccgccgtgctgCGGCGGGCCTTCACGGAGCTGCCGACGCCGCAGTCCTTTGCGCTGTACTTTTCCATGAACCCGTGCTCgaggcggcagcagcagcagcagcagcagcagcagcaggccggggCCGGTGCCGTGAATggggcggagaagaaggaggggacggcgacggcctgggACATGCCCGACATGGCGCTGAGCATGCAGTCGGACCACTACTTCGCGCTCTACACGTGCTAcccggacggcgaggacgacgagcggTGCCAGGGGTGGGTGAGCGACATCATGGCGGGCGTCGAGAGGCACGCCGTCGGCAGctacctcggcgacgccgacttTCGGTACCGCCGGACCCGGTTCTGGGGCGAGGAGCAGggccggcggctgatggGGCTGCGACGGACGTGGGACCCCGAGGGCCGCGTCGCCGGGTTCCTGAACGCGGAGGACGggagcggcgtcgaggggtTGAAGAACGAGTTCGAGTGGGAGTGA
- a CDS encoding Putative Sterol-sensing domain, protein patched/dispatched — translation MTLWKLLGAGSLLLAGLSSSASAEPFTPKHEAGRCAMRGHCGSKSFFGKQLPCPDNGLAEEPDEKLRQQIVDLCGAKWNSGPVCCDADQVKSLASELGTPNQIISSCPACKENFFNLFCTFTCSPDQSLFLNITKTQEKNKKTMVTELDQLISKDYGTGFFDSCKEVKFGPSNSRAIDFIGGGAKNYTQLLKFLGDEKVIGSPFQINFPTEYNEPGMSPRDLKSKKCNDEDPNYRCACVDCPSVCPELPAVSKPGECHVGLLPCLSFAAIFTYSILLFVAIAGVVGHVVWRRRARRESERLRLLQDASPSDDEDEGDLVQNGAMFDRPQRFYKINTWCDAAFSKLGHAAARYQGITIGVTLIVVIILGAGWVRFDLERDPARLWVSPASPAAKEKAFFDEQFGPFYRAEKMFLVNDQHSKEPAPVLSYDTLLWWMDVEKSVLQLKGPEFGATLDDICLKPTGNACVVQSVAAYFGNDPSLVGKNDWKDQLRQCAKSPVECRPEFGLPLEPNMILGGWKDDPVNATAITVTWVVQNAAEGSPAVERAMDWEIALRDRLLEVQQEAQERGLRLSFSTEISLEQELNKSTNTDAKIVIISYIIMFLYASLALGSTTLSFRDMIRNPAVALVQSKFSLGVVGILIVLMSISASIGLFSWFGLKATLIIAEVIPFIVLAVGVDNIFLIVHEFERVNVSHPDEMVEERIAKALGRMGPSILFSALTETVAFALGTFVGMPAVRNFAAYAAGAVFINAILQITLFVSVLAMNQIRVEDHRADCIPCLQVKSARVHLSGSNGNANARFYEVPEESWLQQFIRRTYAPAILAKKAKAIIIAVFLGLFAAGIALIPEVQLGLDQRVAIPDGSYLIPYFNDLYKYMETGPPVYFVTRDFNATARKNQREICARFTTCDQFSLANILEGERKRPEVSYISSPAASWIDDYFLWLNPDLGDSCCVENGKACFADRNPPWNITLSGMPQDGEFIHYLEKFLKAPTNDDCPLGGQASYGQAVVIDSEKDTIPASHFRTMHTPLRSQEDFINAMSAARRIASDITRTTGVEVFPYSLFYIFFDQYASIVSLTAALLGSAVAIIFVIASILLGSLMTALVVTVTVCMTVVDIIGAMAVFGVSLNAVSLVNLIICVGIGVEFCAHIARAFMFPSRTVMERAKNRFRGRDARAWTALVNVGSSVFSGITVTKLLGVFVLAFTRSKIFEIYYFRVWLALVVFAGTHALIFLPVALSLFGGEGYVDPESEGGIEEDLASRRYRALVPDEDTDSDDDY, via the exons ATGACGCTATGGAAGCTTCTTGGAGCTGGCAGCttgctgctggctggtctAAGCAGCAGCGCGTCAGCAGAGCCATTCACACCAAAGCATGAAGCTGGCCGGTGTGCCATGCGCGGTCACTGCGGCTCCAAGAGCTTCTTTGGCAAGCAACTGCCATGCCCCGACAACGGCCTGGCTGAGGAGCCTGATGAGAAGCTGCGACAGCAGATTGTCGACCTTTGTGGAGCGAAATGGAACTCCGGTCCTGTCTGCTGCGATGCCGACCAG GTCAAATCCCTTGCCTCTGAACTCGGAACCCCGAACCAAATCATCTCTTCTTGCCCGGCTTGCAAGGAGAACTTCTTCAACCTATTCTGCACTTTTACGTGCTCTCCCGACCAGTCTCTCTTCTTGAACATCACAAAGACACAggaaaagaacaaaaagaCCATGGTCACGGAGCTGGACCAGCTGATCTCAAAGGATTATGGcaccggcttcttcgacagtTGCAAGGAAGTCAAGTTTGGACCCTCTAACTCGAGAGCCATTGACTTTATCGGTGGTGGCGCCAAGAACTACACCCAGCTGCTCAAGTTCTTGGGAGACGAAAAGGTCATCGGGTCTCCGTTCCAAATCAACTTCCCCACCGAGTACAACGAGCCCGGCATGTCACCCCGCGACCTTAAGTCCAAAAAGTgcaacgacgaggacccTAACTACCGCTGCGCATGTGTCGACTGTCCCTCCGTCTGTCCGGAGCTCCCCGCTGTTTCAAAACCCGGCGAATGCCACGTCGGCCTTCTGCCTTGCCTTTCCTTCGCAGCCATTTTCACCTACAGCATTCTTTTGTTCGTTGCGATCGCCGGGGTCGTCGGACACGTCGTCTGGAGACGCCGTGCCAGAAGAGAAAGCGAGCGCCTCAGGCTGCTGCAAGATGCGTCTCCcagtgacgacgaggatgagggcgacCTGGTTCAGAACGGCGCCATGTTTGACCGGCCCCAACGATTCTACAAGATCAACACTTGGTGCGACGCTGCTTTTAGCAAGCTTGGCCACGCGGCAGCACGCTACCAAGGAATCACCATTGGTGTTaccctcatcgtcgtcatcattcTTGGCGCCGGATGGGTCAGGTTTGACCTCGAACGCGACCCTGCACGCCTCTGGGTCAGCCCTGCCTCTCCTGCCGCCAAGGAAAAGGCCTTCTTTGATGAACAGTTTGGCCCTTTTTACCGCGCCGAGAAGATGTTCTTGGTCAACGACCAGCACTCCAAGGAACCCGCTCCCGTTCTGAGCTATGACACGCTGCTCTGGTGGATGGATGTCGAGAAGAGCGTCTTGCAGTTGAAGGGCCCCGAGTTTGGTGCCACGCTCGACGACATTTGCCTCAAGCCTACCGGCAATGCCTGCGTTGTCCAGTCCGTCGCGGCCTACTTCGGCAACGATCCCTCGCTCGTCGGGAAGAATGACTGGAAGGATCAGCTCCGACAGTGCGCAAAGTCGCCTGTTGAGTGTCGCCCCGAATTCGGTCTGCCTCTTGAGCCCAACATGATCCTCGGCGGTTGGAAGGATGATCCCGTCAATGCCACTGCTATCACTGTCACCTGGGTTGTCCAGAATGCTGCTGAGGGCAGCCCTGCTGTTGAGCGTGCCATGGACTGGGAAATTGCTCTCCGCGATCGTCTTTTGGAAGTCCAGCAGGAGGCCCAGGAGCGCGGTCTCCGCCTCTCCTTCTCTACCGAGATCAGTCTTGAACAGGAGCTGAACAAGTCGACTAACACGGATGCCAAGATCGTGATCATTAGCTACATCATCATGTTCCTCTACGCCTCCCTCGCTCTCGGATCCACCACGCTGTCGTTCCGAGATATGATCAGGAACCCTGCCGTTGCTCTGGTCCAGTCCAAGTTCTCACTCGGCGTCGTGGGCATTTTGATCGTCCTCATGTCCATCAGCGCCTCTATCGGTCTCTTCTCCTGGTTCGGGCTCAAGGCCAcgctcatcatcgccgaggtcaTCCCTTTTATTGTGCTCGCTGTCGGTGTTGACAATATCTTCCTGATTGTCCACGAGTTCGAGCGCGTCAACGTCAGCCACCCTGATGAGATGGTGGAGGAGCGAATCGCCAAGGCACTGGGCCGCATGGGGCCCTCCATCCTCTTCTCTGCCCTGACTGAGACGGTTGCTTTTGCCCTTGGAACCTTTGTTGGCATGCCTGCAGTGCGCAACTTTGCCGCCTacgctgccggcgccgtcttcatcaACGCCATCCTTCAGATCACGCTGTTCGTGTCCGTCTTGGCTATGAACCAGATCCGCGTCGAGGACCACCGAGCGGACTGCATCCCCTGCCTCCAAGTGAAGTCCGCTCGTGTCCACCTCAGTGGCAGCAACGGAAACGCGAACGCGCGGTTCTACGAGGTGCCGGAGGAGAGCTGGCTGCAGCAGTTCATCCGCCGGACGTACGCTCCCGCCATCCTCGcaaagaaggccaaggctaTCATTATCGCCGtgttcctcggcctctttgCTGCCGGAATTGCTCTCATTCCCGAAGTCCAGCTTGGCCTGGACCAGCGTGTCGCCATTCCCGATGGGTCCTACCTCATCCCCTACTTCAACGATCTGTACAAGTACATGGAGACCGGTCCTCCCGTTTACTTTGTCACCAGGGACTTCAACGCCACAGCGCGCAAAAACCAACGCGAGATCTGCGCCCGGTTCACGACGTGTGACCAGTTCTCCCTCGCCAACATCCTGGAGGGTGAGAGGAAGCGTCCTGAGGTTTCGTACATTTCATCGCCGGCTGCCAGCTGGATCGACGACTACTTCCTGTGGCTCAACCCCGACCTCGGCGATTCCTGCTGCGTGGAGAACGGCAAGGCATGCTTTGCCGACCGCAACCCGCCATGGAACATCACTCTatccggcatgccgcaggatGGCGAGTTCATCCACTACCTCGAGAAGTTCCTCAAGGCGCCAACGAACGACGATTGCCCATTGGGCGGCCAAGCATCATATGGCCAAGCGGTCGTGATTGACTCGGAGAAGGACACGATTCCCGCCAGCCACTTTAGGACGATGCACACGCCGTTGCGCAGCCAGGAGGACTTCATCAACGCCATGTCGGCTGCGCGAAGAATCGCGTCCGACATTACGCGCACGACGGGCGTAGAGGTGTTCCCCTACAGCCTCTTCTACATCTTCTTCGACCAGTATGCCAGCATCGTGTCGCTGACGGCCGCTCTCCTGGGCTCGGCGGTGGCCATCATCTTTGTCATTGCGTCGATCCTCCTGGGGTCCCTGATGACTGCTCTGGTCGTCACGGTTACGGTCTGCATGACCGTTGTCGACATCATTGGCGCGATGGCAGTGTTTGGGGTGTCGCTCAACGCAGTCTCGCTCGTCAACCTCATCATCtgcgtcggcatcggcgtggAGTTTTGCGCCCACATTGCGAGGGCCTTCATGTTCCCTTCGCGGACCGTCATGGAGCGTGCTAAGAACCGCTTCCGCGGCCGTGACGCGCGCGCATGGACGGCACTGGTCAACGTGGGAAGCTCCGTGTTCTCGGGCATCACGGTCACCAAGCTTCTTGGAGTCTTTGTGCTCGCGTTTACGCGGTCCAAGATCTTTGAGATTTACTACTTCCGCGTCTGGCTGGCGCTCGTCGTGTTTGCGGGCACGCACGCGCTCATTTTCCTCCCCGTGGCGCTGAGCCTTTTCGGAGGAGAGGGATACGTGGACCCGGAGAGCGAGGGTGGGATTGAGGAGGACCTCGCCAGCCGGAGATACCGTGCGCTCGTGCCGGACGAGGACACGGATTCGGATGACGACTACTAG
- a CDS encoding Putative cytochrome P450: MHGITETIVETVAQHWLSIGLSLVVTWLVKNHYNNGLNKHPGPFLASLTDWWRFFDVKGCRPEVTHRKLHEQYGDVVRLGPNTLSFADPAALKTIYGLNKGFVKSDFYIVQQSIAKGYRLESLFSTTNNDFHSQFRRCVNSAFSMSALVQYEPFVDNTTKLFLSQTEKLFAGNPLGCDFTTWLQFYAFDVIGEITYSKRHGFIEKNEDIDGIVAYLGKLFLYVAPIGQIPFLDRLLLKNPIYLKLSQWGFIDATFPVARFARDRMAERLPELDGKEPLLPVTSGKKLAEQPDLLSKFLAAREARPDFMSDVLVQTMAVSMAFAGSETTAISLAAVFYYLLRNPTALARLRAELDDFARSGGFSDSETGLVTWAESQRLVYLDACIKEAFRMHPAAGLPLERVVPEQGAEIAGTFVKGGTIVGCSAWIIHRRPEIWGDDVDAYRPERWLPDEGRDPVAEERRIKEMNGHMFQFGMGSRTCIGKNISLLEIYKVVPSLLRRFEISLKDPSQEWELVNAWFVKQNNFQAKFERREIVKADGSEKVES, translated from the exons ATGCACGGCATTACGGAAACGATAGTAGAGACCGTCGCCCAGCACTGGCTGTCCATCGGCCTGTCGCTGGTGGTGACCTGGCTGGTCAAGAACCACTATAACAACGGCCTGAACAAGCACCCGGGGCCCTTCCTGGCCTCGCTGACCGACTGGTGGCGCTTCTTCGACGTCAAGGGCTGCCGGCCCGAGGTGACGCACCGGAAGCTGCATGAGCAGTATGGGGACGTTGTCCGTCTCGGGCCCAACACGCTCTCCTtcgccgacccggccgccCTCAAGACCATTTACGGCCTGAACAAGGGCTTCGTCAAG TCCGACTTCTACATTGTGCAACAGTCCATTGCCAAGGGCTACAGGCTTGAGTCGCTCTTCAGCACGACCAACAACGACTTCCACTCGCAGTTCCGCCGCTGCGTCaactcggccttctccaTGTCAGCCCTCGTCCAGTACGAGCCCTTTGtcgacaacaccaccaaGCTGTTCCTCTCGCAGACGGAGAAGCTCTTCGCCGGCAACCCGCTGGGCTGCGACTTCACCACCTGGCTGCAGTTCTACGCCTTTGACGTCATCGGCGAGATCACCTACAGCAAGCGTCACGGCTTCATCGAGAAGAATGAGGACATTGACGGCATTGTCGCCTACCTGGGCAAGCTGTTCCTCTACGTAGCACCG ATCGGTCAGAtccccttcctcgaccgcctcctcctcaagaACCCCATCTACCTGAAACTCTCGCAATGGGGCTTCATTGACGCCACCTTCCCCGTCGCCCGCTTCGCCCGCGACCGCATGGCCGAGCGCCTCCCCGAGCTTGACGGAAAGGAACCCTTGCTGCCCGTGACCTCGGgcaagaagctcgccgagcagcCCGACCTGCTGTCCAAGTTCCTCGCCGCGCGCGAGGCCCGCCCCGACTTCATGTCGGACGTGCTCGTGCAGACCATGGCCGTGAGCATGGCCTTCGCCGGCTCCGAGACGACGGCCATcagcctcgccgccgtcttctacTACCTGCTGCGGAACCCGACGGCGCTGGCCCGGCTGCGCGCGGAGCTCGACGACTTCGCGCGGAGCGGCGGCTTCAGCGACTCCGAGACAGGGCTCGTGACGTGGGCCGAGAGCCAGAGGCTCGTCTACCTCGACGCCTGCATCAAGGAGGCCTTCCGCATGcacccggccgccggcctgccgCTGGAGCGCGTCGTGCCcgagcagggcgccgagatcgCGGGTACCTTTGTCAAAGgcggcaccatcgtcggctGCAGCGCCTGGATCATCCACCGCCGCCCGGAGATCTGGGGCGATGACGTCGACGCGTACCGGCCCGAGCGGTGGCTGCCGGACGAGGGCCGGGACccggtggccgaggagaggCGCATCAAGGAGATGAACGGCCACATGTTCCAGTTCGGCATGGGCAGCCGGACGTGCATCGGGAAGAACATTTCCCTGCTGGAGATCTACAAGGTCGTGCCGAGTTTGCTGCGGAGGTTTGAG ATTTCGCTCAAGGATCCGAGCCAGGAGTGGGAGCTTGTCAACGCGTGGTTCGTCAAGCAGAACAACTTCCAGGCCAAGTtcgagaggagggagatcGTCAAGGCGGACGGCAGCGAGAAGGTCGAATCATAA
- a CDS encoding Putative phosphotyrosyl phosphatase activator, PTPA, PTPA superfamily, giving the protein MEPPTSTSKPQPPQQPAFPSIKPLPRTPRSFQTPTKRINTGADLSTFLTTTAYRDILLFLLQLNRSLCPRRSPDGGPATTYPLTSLPPAAALPPSITALQNLLAAAESLIDLAPPDPGPRRFGNVSFRKWHDLLAERAPALLSEHIPDAVLSFPTTPSSDPPSAELLSYLLGAFGSPQRLDYGTGHELSFLAFLGSLYKLSFFADDALSTSSGSTAAGGGSGAHDTAALDRTIVLAVVEPYLRVVRRLILTYTLEPAGSHGVWGLDDHSFLPYIFGSAQLTSPVASDADPMPTEGSVRGAPKTGDIVKAAVVDAQRSENMYFAAVGFINDVKKGPFWEHSPILFDVSGVKDGWGKINKGMLKMFNAEVLQKFPVVQHFTFGSLFSWDQDPDAAPVSQSVHAANQPSYNYPATTAPPPPNQGAGTTAPWATTTASGAPQGRMPPPGGAGIPYTRQPPPPSAAASARAPPAPGMMPMPAGTQQARQGSGAGTTDAQITLTKAPWAK; this is encoded by the exons aTGGAACCTCCAACGTCGACATCAAAACCACAACCGCCACAACAGCCCGCCTTCCCCTCCATcaaacccctcccccggACCCCGCGCAGCTTCCAAACCCCCACCAAGCGCATcaacaccggcgccgacctctcGACCttcctcaccaccaccgcctaCCGcgacatcctcctcttcctcctgcaGCTGAACCGCTCCCTCTGCCCGCGCCGCAgtcccgacggcggcccgGCCACCACCTACCCCCTCACCTCGCTGccgccagccgccgccctgcccccctccatcacggCCCTCCAGAATCTCCTCGCGGCCGCTGAGTCCCTCATCGACCTCGCGCCCCCGGATCCGGGCCCCCGCCGCTTCGGCAACGTCTCCTTCCGCAAGTGgcacgacctcctcgccgaaCGCGCACCCGCCCTGCTGTCCGAGCACATCCCCGACGCCGTTCTGTCCTTCCCCACCACCCCGTCCTCAGACCCGCCTTCCGCCGAGCTCCTCTCTTACTTGCTCGGCGCCTTCGGCTCTCCGCAGCGTCTCGACTATGGCACCGGCCACGAACTCTCtttcctcgccttcctcggtTCCCTATACAAgctctccttcttcgccgatGACGCTCTGTCGACCTCATCTGgctcgaccgccgccggcggcggcagcggcgcacacgacaccgccgccctcgaccgcaccatcgtcctcgccgtcgtcgaacCCTACCTCCGCGTCGTGCGCCGCCTCATCCTGACCTACACCCTCGAGCCCGCCGGCTCCCACGGCGTCTGGGGCCTCGACGACCACTCCTTCCTCCCCTACATCTTCGGCTCCGCCCAGCTGACGAGCCCCGTCGCCTCGGACGCCGACCCCATGCCCACCGAGGGTTCCGTCCGCGGCGCCCCCAAGACGGGCGACATtgtcaaggccgccgtcgtcgacgcccagcgCTCCGAGAACATGtacttcgccgccgtcggcttcaTCAATGACGTCAAGAAGGGTCCCTTCTGGGAGCACAGTCCCATCCTCTTTGACGTCTCAGGCGTCAAGGACGGCTGGGGGAAGATCAACAAG GGCATGCTCAAAATGTTCAACGCCGAAGTCCTTCAAAAGTTCCCCGTCGTCCAACACTTCACCTTCggctccctcttctcctggGACCAGGACCCCGACGCCGCTCCTGTCTCGCAGTCGGTCCACGCCGCGAACCAGCCTTCCTACAACTACCCCGCCACGACCGCGCCTCCGCCCCCTAATCAGGGAGCGGGTACGACCGCGCcttgggcgacgacgacggccagcggTGCCCCTCAGGGCCGAATGCCCCCGCCGGGCGGTGCCGGTATCCCTTACACGcgccagccgccgccgccgtcggcagcggcttcGGCGCGTGCACCCCCCGCTCCGGGTATGATGCCGATGCCCGCGGGTACGCAGCAGGCTCGGCAGGGTAGCGGGGCCGGGACGACGGACGCGCAGATTACACTGACCAAGGCGCCGTGGGCGAAGTGA